One Siniperca chuatsi isolate FFG_IHB_CAS linkage group LG3, ASM2008510v1, whole genome shotgun sequence genomic region harbors:
- the LOC122874125 gene encoding B-cell receptor CD22-like isoform X9: MSLTAAASGFVVFLLSVQVIQGQNGWGVTYTSTQICALKGSTVEISCRYRYPSTINRYYTTVETFWVTEMNGNEHVDLRTESEYAGRVQYSCNEKSCTLRITDLRESDSAEYKFRFITNQPGGSFTGSPGVTLSVTDLQVSRSQYSNWAELQCHSSCRLPDRSSYVWYKNGQMIQAETSSSYSGNFGSADSYSCAVKGLEDFPSPSVCVRGQTCKRVMYTDRSICAPKGSSVDISCTYNSYNNNYDKSTLWFSPERSHQWQNPSQPEALSEDSQYAGRVQVLETEGGRSTLRITDLRESDSAEYRFKFKTGRFEWSSSLPGTTLTVTVPALQVQVSRSSSSHSKELQCHSRCRLPDRPSYVWYKNGQMIQAETSSSYSVSFGSADSYSCAVNGHEDFPSPSVCVDGQTCNRVTYTDRSICASKGSSVDISCTYNSYNSYYFYSDKSTLWFSPERSHQWQNPSQPEALSEDSQYAGRVQVLETEGGRSTLRITDLRESDSAEYRFKFRTRSFEWRSSLPGTTLTVTDPDLQVLVRRSSSSSSSSWASLLCHSRCRLPDRPSYVWYKNGQMIQAATSSSYSGYLDSVDSYSCAVKGLEDFPSPSVCVRGQTCNRVTYTDRSICAPKGSSVDISCTYNSYNSYYYYYDKSTLWFSPERSHQWQNPSQTEALSEDSQYAGHVQVLETERGRSTLRITDLRESDSAEYRFKFKTGSFEWRSSLPGTTLTVTALQVQVTRITVHQSHTEAELKCHSSCSPTGRFSYVWFKNGEKITRVETSSYKGSFYPGDNISCAVKGHEDFPSPSVYAPKTSSVSASPSGQIVENSSVTLTCSSDANPAAKYTWYQKNGNLKPLINEAELVFRSIQSSDSGEYYCTAENELGRRTSEHIFINVRYAPKTSSVSVSPSGKIMEGSSVTLTCSSDANPAAIYAWYKENQKVLQRPESIYRFTSISSEDRGSYSCKSENPYGQINSSSLSLDVQYAPKLPSVSVSPSAEILEGSSVTLTCSSDANPAAKYTWYKENQTLQGPEDIYPFTSISLEDSGMYHCQSENEYGQVNSTSVRIDVQYAPKLSSVSVSPSGQIVEGSSVNLTCSSDANPAANYTWYKDNEDSPKASGKIFTITDIRPEHSGNYYCEAQNSRGRHNSTSHLIVVAGSMKSVAAGSITAIFLAVIFLCAFLLIRRKRSSKQTLEPEERPESTAQLNMSSVYDHPSAAVQRKPAEEPGDLCYASVSFSKNQEDPLYSNIRPAQHNRHKHEEEEEEDGVEYTIINFKSAGASPELRRQEAVEDASALYSTVAKNPRV, from the exons ATGAGTTTAACAGCAGCAGCGAGTGGATTTGTtgtcttccttctctctgtacAAG TGATACAGGGTCAGAATGGCTGGGGAGTGACTTACACCTCTACTCAGATCTGTGCCTTAAAAGGATCAACAGTGGAAATAAGCTGCAGATACAGATACCCATCCACAATAAACCGCTATTATACTACAGTTGAGACATTCTGGGttactgaaatgaatggaaatgaaCATGTGGATCTGAGAACAGAGTCAGAGTACGCAGGTCGTGTGCAGTACAGCTGTAATGAGAAGAGCTGCACTCTGAGAATCACAGACCTGAGAGAGAGCGACTCAGCTGAGTACAAGTTCAGGTTCATAACAAACCAACCAGGTGGGAGTTTTACTGGTTCACCTGGAGTCACTTTGTCTGTCACAG ATCTGCAGGTGAGCAGATCTCAGTATTCTAATTGGGCAGAGCTGCAGTGTCACAGCAGCTGTCGTCTACCTGATCGTTCTTCCTACGTCTGGTACAAAAATGGACAGATGATTCAGGCAGAAACATCTTCTTCTTATTCAGGCAACTTTGGTTCTGCAGACAGCTATTCCTGTGCTGTGAAAGGACTGGAGGACTTCCCCtctccttcagtgt gTGTCCGTGGTCAAACCTGCAAAAGAGTGATGTACACTGACAGAAGCATCTGTGCCCCCAAAGGCTCATCAGTGGACATTTCTTGCACATACAACAGTTATAACAATAATTATGATAAATCAACATTGTGGTTCAGTCCTGAACGTAGTCATCAGTGGCAGAATCCTTCACAGCCTGAGGCCCTTAGTGAAGACTCCCAGTATGCAGGTCGTGTTCAGGTCcttgagacagagggaggacgCTCCACTCTGAGAATCACTGACCTGAGAGAGAGCGACTCAGCTGAGTATCGCTTCAAATTCAAAACAGGGAGGTTTGAATGGAGCAGTAGTTTACCTGGTACAACTCTGACTGTCACAG TTCCAGCTCTGCAGGTGCAGGTGAGCAGATCTTCGTCTTCTCATTCGAAAGAGCTGCAGTGTCACAGCAGATGTCGTCTACCTGATCGTCCTTCCTACGTCTGGTACAAAAATGGACAGATGATTCAGGCAGAAACATCTTCTTCTTATTCAGTCTCCTTTGGTTCTGCAGACAGCTATTCCTGTGCTGTGAATGGACATGAGGACTTCCCCtctccttcagtgt gTGTCGATGGTCAAACCTGCAACAGAGTGACGTACACTGACAGAAGCATCTGTGCCTCCAAAGGCTCATCAGTGGACATTTCTTGCACATACAACAGTTATaacagttattatttttattctgataAATCAACATTGTGGTTCAGTCCTGAACGTAGTCATCAGTGGCAGAATCCTTCACAGCCTGAGGCCCTTAGTGAAGACTCCCAGTATGCAGGTCGTGTTCAGGTCcttgagacagagggaggacgCTCCACTCTGAGAATCACTGACCTGAGAGAGAGCGACTCAGCTGAGTATCGCTTCAAATTCAGAACACGGAGCTTTGAATGGAGGAGTAGTTTACCTGGTACGACTCTGACTGTCACAG ATCCAGATCTGCAGGTGCTAGTGAGGagatcatcttcatcttcatcttcttcctGGGCAAGCCTGCTTTGTCACAGCAGATGTCGTCTACCTGATCGTCCTTCCTACGTCTGGTACAAAAATGGACAGATGATTCAGGCAGCAACATCTTCTTCTTATTCAGGCTACCTTGATTCTGTAGACAGCTATTCCTGTGCTGTGAAAGGACTGGAGGACTTCCCCtctccttcagtgt GTGTCCGTGGTCAAACCTGCAACAGAGTGACGTACACTGACAGAAGCATCTGTGCCCCCAAAGGCTCATCGGTGGACATTTCTTGCACTTACAACAGTTataacagttattattattattatgataaatCAACATTGTGGTTCAGTCCTGAACGTAGTCATCAGTGGCAGAATCCTTCACAGACTGAGGCCCTTAGTGAAGACTCCCAGTATGCAGGTCATGTTCAGGTccttgagacagagagaggacgCTCCACTCTGAGAATCACTGACCTGAGAGAGAGCGACTCAGCTGAGTATCGCTTCAAATTCAAAACAGGGAGCTTTGAATGGAGGAGTAGTTTACCTGGTACGACTCTGACTGTCACAG CTCTGCAGGTGCAGGTGACCAGAATAACAGTCCATCAGTCTCATACCGAGGCAGAGCTGAAGtgtcacagcagctgcagtccaACTGGACGTTTTTCCTACGTCTGGTTCAAGAACGGAGAGAAAATCACAAGGGTGGAGACATCTTCTTATAAAGGCTCGTTTTATCCCGGAGACAACATCTCCTGTGCTGTAAAAGGACATGAGGACTTCCCCTCTCCGTCAGTGT ATGCTCCAAAGACCTCCTCTGTGTCAGCGAGTCCCTCTGGTCAGATAGTGGAGAACAGTTCAGTGactctgacctgcagcagtGATGCTAACCCAGCAGCTAAATACACCTGGTACCAGAAGAATGGAAACCTCAAACCTCTCATTAATGAAGCAGAGCTTGTCTTCAGGTCCATCCAGTCCTCTGACTCTGGAGAATATTACTGCACAGCTGAGAACGAGCTGGGGAGAAGGACATCTGAACACATCTTTATTAATGTGAGAT ATGCTCCAAAGACCTCCTCTGTGTCAGTGAGTCCCTCTGGTAAAATCATGGAGGGCAGTTCAGTGactctgacctgcagcagtGATGCTAACCCAGCAGCTATTTACGCCTGGTACAAGGAGAACCAAAAGGTTCTTCAAAGACCAGAAAGCATTTACCGTTTCACCTCCATCAGctcagaggacagagggagctACTCCTGCAAGTCTGAGAATCCCTATGGACAGATCaactcttcatctctttctttaGATGTGCAGT ATGCTCCGAAGCTTCCCTCTGTGTCAGTGAGTCCCTCTGCTGAGATACTGGAGGGCAGTTCAGTGactctgacctgcagcagtGATGCTAACCCAGCAGCTAAATACACCTGGTACAAGGAGAACCAAACACTCCAGGGACCAGAAGACATTTATCCTTTCACCTCTATCAGTTTAGAGGACAGCGGGATGTACCACTGCCAGTCTGAGAATGAGTATGGCCAGGTCAACTCCACATCTGTACGCATAGATGTCCAGT ATGCCCCAAAGCTTTCCTCTGTGTCAGTGAGTCCCTCTGGTCAGATAGTGGAGGGCAGTTCAGTGAATCTGACCTGCAGCAGTGATGCTAACCCAGCAGCTAATTATACCTGGTACAAGGACAACGAAGACTCACCAAAAGCATCAGGAAAGATCTTCACCATCACTGATATCAGACCTGAACACAGTGGGAATTATTACTGTGAAGCCCAGAACAGCAGAGGACGTCATAACTCCACCTCACATTTGATTGTTGTGGCAG GTTCAATGAAATCAGTAGCTGCTGGATCAATCACTGCCATTTTTCTGGCTGTcatattcctctgtgccttCCTATTGATTAG ACGAAAGAGGTCCTCGAAACAAACCCTAGAACCTGAAGAGAGACCAGAGAGCACAGCACAG CTAAACATGAGTTCAGTGTACGACCACCCTTCAGCTGCAGTACAGAGAAAACCAGCAGAGGAGCCGGGCGACCTTTGCTATGCCAGCGTCAGCTTCTCTAAAAACCAGGAAGATCCTCTCTACTCCAACATCAGGCCAGCTCAGCACAACAGACACAAgcatgaagaggaggaggaggaggacggtgTGGAGTACACTATTATCAACTTTAAGAGTGCTGGTGCTTCCCCAGA ATTAAGACGTCAAGAGGCTGTGGAGGATGCATCTGCACTGTACAGCACAGTCGCCAAAAACCCAAGAGTATGA